From Bradyrhizobium sp. sBnM-33:
GTGTTCAAGATGAGCGTATTGCGGATAGACCAGGAGGCCGGTGGGAACCGCGAACGAAGCGCTCTTGGCCTCGTTAGGCAGCCGGCCGAAACCGAGCGGACGGCCGATCCGGACCGGCCGGTTGAGAATGCGCGTGGCGAGTTCGACGGTGCCGGTGAGCTGAGAAGCGCCGCCGCTCAACACAACCCGCGCCCTCGGCTCTGCCGCAAAGGGGGAATCCGCGAGCCGGTCACGGACCATTTCAAAAATCTCCTCGGCGCGATGCCGGACGATGTTGGCAATCGTGGCGCGCGAGACGATCTGCGGAGCATCGTGTTCCTCGCCCGCAGTCGGTACAGACATCAGCTCGCGCGCGTCGGACCCGCCGGTCAGCACGGTGCCATATAACGTCTTGATTCGCTCGGCATCCGCAATGCATGCGCCGACGCCGCGTGCAAGATCCATCGTGACGTGCTGGCCGCCGAGCGCAAATCCGCTCGCGTGCACGAAGCGGCCGCCGGAATAAGTCGCAATCGTGGTCGATCCGGCCCCCATTTCGACCACGGCGGCGCCGAGATCGGCCTCGTCGTCGGTCAACACGGACAGGCCTGCGACATAAGGACTCGCCGCCATGGCCTCGACGTTGAGATGGCAGCGCTCGACCACCAGCATCAGGTTGCGCGCGACGGTGGCATCGGCCGTCACCACCTGCATGTCGACGCCGAACTGCCGCGCGACCATGCCGCGGGGGTCGCGGATGCCCTTGACGCCGTCCAGCGCGTAACCAACGGGGAGCGCGTGCAGCACGGTGCGGCCTTCGCCGGTGGCATGACGCATACCGGTGGAGGTCACCCGGGTGACGTCATCAGAGGTGACCGAGCCGCCTCTGATATCGGCGGCCGCCTCGACGAGCTGCCCCTGCAACCGGCCGCCGGAAACCGACAGCAATATTGATTCAACGCGGACCTTGGCCATGCGCTCGGCCAGCGCCACCGCCTGCCGCACCGCCTGCTCGCACTCGGCGAGATCGACCACGGCGCCCGCCTTGACGCCGCGCGACTGGATCTGGCTATAGCCGATCAGTTCGACCGCATGGGTGCGACCGCGCAGCGCGTCGCTCGGTGGCGACGGCTTCAGCCGCGCGATCATGCAGGCGATCTTGCTGGTGCCGACATCGAGCGAGGCCACCAGCGCCGTACGCTTGTGGTCGACGGGCCGTGTCTTCGGGGTCTGGTTGCGATCGAGGCCGGTCATGCTGAATCACCGGCCTTCTTCTTGGTCTTCTTGTCCTTGAACAGTTCTTCGCGGGCCTTGGCCGCGTCTTCCGACAATTGCACCGTCAGCCGGTCCGGCAGGCGCATGTCGACGGCGACGATGTCGCGCGAGAACAGCCGGTCTTCCTTGTCGAGCTTGCTCAACATCGCTAGCGCGTTGCCGACGTCGTTCTCCGGCAGGCGAACGTCGAGGCCGTCCTTCAGCCGCAAATTCCAGCGCCGTTCGCCGACCAGGATTGCGGCCTTGGTTACCGAGCGGACCTGCGGATAGCGGTCGAGCAGCGCGAGGAAATCACGGGCCCTGACATCGGCACCCTTGCCCACCACCAGCGGCAGCGTCGCGAAGCGGCGCGACACATAGGGCTCCAGCACCGCGCCGTCCTCGGAGATTACGGACAGCCGGCCGTCCTGCTGCCACAGCGCAAACGCCGTGCGCTCGACGATGTCGACCTGCAACTGGCCGGGATAAAGCTTCAGGATGGTCGCGTCTGAAATCCATGGGTTGGCCTTGAGCCTGTCGCGCACGGTGGCCGCATCGAGAAACAACAGTGAGGAGCGCCCGTTGACGCCGCCGATCGCGAGCACCTCGTCCTGGCTCAAGTGCTTGCGGCCGTTGATGACGACGGTCGTGATGCGGAACCCGGCCGAATTGGCCAGCGTGTTGCGGGCGTCGCTGAGCGCCGCCGTGAATTCGTCGACGTGACCGCCCTTGACGATACCAAGACCGGCGCTGCCGAGCAGTATCAGCACGGTCAAGGCAATGCCGGTACGGTTCGGCAGATAGCGTTCGACCAGAAGGACCAGGCGATTCGACGGCTCGCGATCGATCGTGGGCTTCGCCGGGACGCGAGCGCGACGGCCCAGCCGCTCGCGCAGCAGCACGACCGCTCCAATAGCGGCTGCTTTCAGGTCAGCCTGGGGCCCCACCGATCTCAGCGACCGCGTGAGGCGTCCTGCACCATCCATTGCACGAGCCTGTCCAAGTGTTGTTCCCGCAAGCTTTTTTGCGAGTCCTGGCTCAGATGACGCCTCGGCCGTGTCGGACTTAAGTGCTGACCTGAAGTCGGAACAGCGCACACCCCGGCAGCCAAGCGCCACATGCGCCGCCAGCGTTAACCTTCGGACTTACTGGTAAACAAAGTGTAAAATCGGGGGGCTGCGGAAACGTTTTGGTGCGTCTTTTGAGTAGTTTGTCGGCCAACTGTTAGGATTTTGAAACAATTTTAGTGGTCGGGCGGTGGTTCCCCGTTAACGACCGGCCGGGCCGGTCAAGCCCGCTCCCGGCTGCGCCGTTCGGCCAGGGCGATCTGGTCACGCAGGAAATCCGGGAACTCGATCCCCTGGGCCTTGAGCGCCTTCGGGTAGAGCGAGGCCGCGGTCAGGCCCGGCAAGGTATTGGTTTCAAGGTAAACCGGTCCGTTCGCCGAGACGATGAAGTCCGTCCGGGAATAGCCGGTGCAGGAGAGCGCTTTGTGCGCCCGCAACGCCTGATCCTGCAGTTGCGCAGTGATTTCCGGAGAAAAGCGCCCAGGGCAGATCTCCTGAGTCGATTTGAGCAGATATTTGGCCGTGTAGTCGAAGGTGCCCTCCCCCGGGACAATCTCGATCGGCGGCAGCGACATCAACGTGCCATCCGATTGCTCCAGCACGCCGCAGGTTGCTTCCACACCCGCGATGAAGGGCTCGATCAGATAGTCTTCGGTCTTGGCGGCGTTGCGGACCGCGACGAGGTCCTGCTTGGCGTTGACGAAGATCAGGCCGTAGCTCGATCCGTCCCGCGCCGGCTTTGCGATCAGCCTTCCGTATTCGCCAAACGCTGCGTCGATGTTTTCCAGGGCGATGCCTGCCGGCGCGGGGACGCCGGCAATCGCCACAAACCGTTTGGCGGCGACCTTGTCGAAGGCGAGGTTCGACGATGCCGAGCCGGACCCGGTGAAGGGAATGCCGCGCATTTCGCACATCGCCTGCAGTTCGCCATTCTCGGCACGGCCGCCGTGCAGCCCGAGCACCAGCACACGGTCCTCGGCTTTCGCTCTGTCGAGCGCGGCTTCCAGCGCAATGCCGCGACTGCTCGGTGTGAATTCATCCTCAAAGGGACGCGAATGCTCAAGCAGCTCCTTTGAACTGACCTCATGAACGGTGTCCGCCACATGCCAGAACCAGAGATCGGCTTCCGGCAACGCGCGGTGCAACGCCTGCGCGCTCGCCACCGAAACCAGGCGCTCTTTATTGGTGCCGCCAAAGAGAATGGTCGTTCGCATCAGCCTCTACCTATCCGTCATTCCGGGGCGATGCGAAGCATCGAACCCGGAATCCCTTTCCCATGCTACCTCGAGATTCCGGGTTCGCGTTGCGCGCGCCCGACCCGGAATGACGACTATGCGGAAATTCCGATCCGCTTGATTTCCCAATGTAGCTCTATCCCAGAATTCGCTTTAACCCGCTCGCGCACGATTTCGCCCAGCGTTTCAATATCATGCCCGGTGGCGTTGCCGGTGTTGATGAGGAAATTGCAGTGCATTTCCGAGACCTCCGCGCCGCCGACGCGAAGCCCGCGGCAGCCGGCGGCGTCGATCAGTTTCCAGGCGCTGTTGCCGGGCGGATTCTTGAAGGTGGAGCCACCGGTCTTTTCGCGAATCGGCTGCGCGGTTTCGCGATGGGTCTGCACCTCGCTCATCCGCGCGCGAATGGTTTCGGCGTCCGTGATCTGCCCGCGAAACCGCGCGGAGGTGAAGATGATTGAGGGATCGACGCCGCTGTTGCGGTAGACGAACTTCATGTCGGCATTGGAGAAGACATGCTTCGTACCGTCACGGCCGATGCCGGTCGCCTCGACCAGCACGTCCTTGGTCTCGCTTCCATTGGCGCCGGCATTCATCCGCAGGGCGCCACCGATGCTGCCGGGAATCCCGAAGAAGAATTCCACGCCGCCGATGCCGGCCGCCGCCGCCGTTTCCGCCACGCGCTTGTCGAGCGCGGCCGTGCCGGCAGTGACAGTGTCACCTGAAGCCGAAGTCTCGCCAAACGCCCGCGGCGACAGTCGGATCACCACGCCCGGCATACCGCCGTCGCGCACGATCAAATTGGAGCCGACGCCGACGACATAAACCGGCAGCTCCTTTGGAAGCAGCCTTAAGAAGTAAGCGAGATCGTCTTCATCCGCCGGCGTGAACAGCACCTGCGCCGGGCCGCCGACGCGAAACCAGGTCAACTCGGCGAGCGACTGGTTCGCCAGGAGGCGCCCGCGCAAGTCCGGCATCGCGGCTTTCAGATCGGGCGTGATGTCGGGAAAGGTCATGTCGCGCCAACCGTCTCGCGATATGACTTGAGACGACATCGCGTCGCGTTTGACGCCGTCGCCCGGGGCTTACCCCTCTCCCCAACCCTCCCCCGCAAGGGGGGAGGGAGCCTGAGCAGCGTGCTCACCTCACGTTGTCGTTGTCTAACGGCTGCTCCAGAGTGCTTGCGAGTTCGAAGAATAGAGCGAGTGAGGAACGCACTGGCGGGAGGGTTCCCTCCCCCCTTGCGGGGGAGGGTTAGGGAGAGGGGTGGCGGCAAACGCCGGCCGTCATGGCTAAGCTTCCCTTCAACGTCCCCGAAGATAGTAGTCATCATCACCCCAACGCCTTCAATTCGGCGGGCAGCGCGTAGGCCCATTGCGTGATGTTGCCGGCCCCTAAGCAGACGACGAGGTCGCCGGGCTGCGCAATTCTACGGACGAGTTTTGCCAGTTCCGTCGAACTCGGCAGCGGGATCACTTCACGATGGCCATGCGCGCGCAGGCCGAGTACAAAATGGTCGCGGTCGATGCCTTCGATCGGCGCCTCGCCGGCCGGATAGACCTCGGCGACGATGACTGCATCGGCATCGTTGAAGCAGGTACAGAATTCCTCGAACAGCGATTGCAGGCGGGTGAAGCGGTGCGGCTGCACCACGGCGATGATCTTGCCGCCATAGGAGTCACGCGCGGCCTTCAATACCGCGGCGATCTCGACGGGGTGATGGCCATAATCGTCGATGACGGTGACGCCGTTCCACTCGCCGGTCCTGGTGAAGCGGCGCTTGACGCCGCCGAAACTAGCGATCGACTTGCGGATCGCTTCGTCGGAAATGCCCAGTTCGTGTGCCACCGCAATCGCCGCCGTCGCATTCGACGCGTTGTGCCGGCCCGGCATCGGTAACACGATGTCCGTTATCTCGTGCGAGGCCTCGGTCTTGCGGTTGCGGATCGCAACCTTGAACTTCGATCCGCCCGCGACCGGCGTCAGCTCCATCAGCCGCGCGTCGGCCTGCGGGTTTTCACCATAGGTGATGATGCGGCGGTCCTCGATCCGGCCGACGATGCTCTGCACCACCGGGTGATCGATGCACATCACCGCAAAGCCGTAGAACGGCACGTTCTCCACGAAATTGCGGAACG
This genomic window contains:
- the ftsA gene encoding cell division protein FtsA gives rise to the protein MTGLDRNQTPKTRPVDHKRTALVASLDVGTSKIACMIARLKPSPPSDALRGRTHAVELIGYSQIQSRGVKAGAVVDLAECEQAVRQAVALAERMAKVRVESILLSVSGGRLQGQLVEAAADIRGGSVTSDDVTRVTSTGMRHATGEGRTVLHALPVGYALDGVKGIRDPRGMVARQFGVDMQVVTADATVARNLMLVVERCHLNVEAMAASPYVAGLSVLTDDEADLGAAVVEMGAGSTTIATYSGGRFVHASGFALGGQHVTMDLARGVGACIADAERIKTLYGTVLTGGSDARELMSVPTAGEEHDAPQIVSRATIANIVRHRAEEIFEMVRDRLADSPFAAEPRARVVLSGGASQLTGTVELATRILNRPVRIGRPLGFGRLPNEAKSASFAVPTGLLVYPQYAHLEHVEPRHTRQLKTGTDGYFGKVGRWLREGF
- a CDS encoding cell division protein FtsQ/DivIB, with product MDGAGRLTRSLRSVGPQADLKAAAIGAVVLLRERLGRRARVPAKPTIDREPSNRLVLLVERYLPNRTGIALTVLILLGSAGLGIVKGGHVDEFTAALSDARNTLANSAGFRITTVVINGRKHLSQDEVLAIGGVNGRSSLLFLDAATVRDRLKANPWISDATILKLYPGQLQVDIVERTAFALWQQDGRLSVISEDGAVLEPYVSRRFATLPLVVGKGADVRARDFLALLDRYPQVRSVTKAAILVGERRWNLRLKDGLDVRLPENDVGNALAMLSKLDKEDRLFSRDIVAVDMRLPDRLTVQLSEDAAKAREELFKDKKTKKKAGDSA
- a CDS encoding D-alanine--D-alanine ligase codes for the protein MRTTILFGGTNKERLVSVASAQALHRALPEADLWFWHVADTVHEVSSKELLEHSRPFEDEFTPSSRGIALEAALDRAKAEDRVLVLGLHGGRAENGELQAMCEMRGIPFTGSGSASSNLAFDKVAAKRFVAIAGVPAPAGIALENIDAAFGEYGRLIAKPARDGSSYGLIFVNAKQDLVAVRNAAKTEDYLIEPFIAGVEATCGVLEQSDGTLMSLPPIEIVPGEGTFDYTAKYLLKSTQEICPGRFSPEITAQLQDQALRAHKALSCTGYSRTDFIVSANGPVYLETNTLPGLTAASLYPKALKAQGIEFPDFLRDQIALAERRSRERA
- the murB gene encoding UDP-N-acetylmuramate dehydrogenase, with translation MTFPDITPDLKAAMPDLRGRLLANQSLAELTWFRVGGPAQVLFTPADEDDLAYFLRLLPKELPVYVVGVGSNLIVRDGGMPGVVIRLSPRAFGETSASGDTVTAGTAALDKRVAETAAAAGIGGVEFFFGIPGSIGGALRMNAGANGSETKDVLVEATGIGRDGTKHVFSNADMKFVYRNSGVDPSIIFTSARFRGQITDAETIRARMSEVQTHRETAQPIREKTGGSTFKNPPGNSAWKLIDAAGCRGLRVGGAEVSEMHCNFLINTGNATGHDIETLGEIVRERVKANSGIELHWEIKRIGISA
- the murC gene encoding UDP-N-acetylmuramate--L-alanine ligase; the protein is MRLPREIGPIHFVGIGGIGMSGIAEVLCNLGYTVQGSDASESGNVARLREKGVKVSVGHKTENVDGADVVVVSTAIKRDNPELMAARAQRIPVVRRAEMLAELMRLKSCVAIAGTHGKTTTTSMVAALLDGGNLDPTVINGGIINAYGTNARLGAGDWMVVEADESDGTFLKLPTDVAIVTNVDPEHLDHFKTFEAIQDAFRNFVENVPFYGFAVMCIDHPVVQSIVGRIEDRRIITYGENPQADARLMELTPVAGGSKFKVAIRNRKTEASHEITDIVLPMPGRHNASNATAAIAVAHELGISDEAIRKSIASFGGVKRRFTRTGEWNGVTVIDDYGHHPVEIAAVLKAARDSYGGKIIAVVQPHRFTRLQSLFEEFCTCFNDADAVIVAEVYPAGEAPIEGIDRDHFVLGLRAHGHREVIPLPSSTELAKLVRRIAQPGDLVVCLGAGNITQWAYALPAELKALG